The proteins below come from a single Juglans regia cultivar Chandler chromosome 12, Walnut 2.0, whole genome shotgun sequence genomic window:
- the LOC108980990 gene encoding 60S ribosomal protein L21-2 translates to MPAGHGLRSRTRDLFARPFRKKGYIPLTTYLRTYKIGDYVDIKVNGAVHKGMPHKFYHGRTGRVWNVTKRAIGVEINKQVGNRIIRKRIHVRVEHVLPSRCTEDFRLRKLKNDKLKAEAKSRGEVISTKRQPEGPKPGFMVEEGATLETVTPIPYDVVNDLKGGY, encoded by the exons ATGCCGGCTGGTCACGGTCTTCGTTCTCGGACCCGAGATTTGTTCGCTCGACCCTTCAGGAAGAAGGGTTACATACCCCTCACGACCTACCTCAGGACCTACAAGATCGGTGACTACGTCGACATTAAAGTGAACGGCGCGGTCCATAAGGGTATGCCCCACAAGTTCTACCACGGCCGCACCGGCAGAGTCTGGAACGTTACAAAGCGCGCCATCGGCGTCGAGATCAACAAGCAG GTGGGTAACAGAATAATCAGAAAGAGAATCCATGTTCGTGTGGAGCACGTGCTGCCTTCAAGGTGCACGGAGGACTTCCGTCTCAGGAAGCTCAAGAATGATAAACTGAAGGCTGAGGCAAAGTCAAGAGGTGAGGTCATCAGCACAAAGAGGCAGCCAGAGGGCCCTAAACCAGGTTTCATGGTCGAGGAGGGTGCAACATTGGAAACTGTGACTCCTATTCCTTACGATGTTGTTAATGATCTTAAGGGTGGTTATTAG